Below is a genomic region from Fusarium oxysporum f. sp. lycopersici 4287 chromosome 12, whole genome shotgun sequence.
AGCTTTCCATGCTCTGTTCTTACTTGGGATGTTTCTTTTTCCCTCAGCTTACGACTCTGCCCGTCTTGGCGTCCCTTGTTACAGTGAATGGCAGACTCCCCAACAACCTGCTCGCGACTCTTCACTCGAGCGACCCCAGGTATGTCCCCATGACTCATCTTGACGAGTACAAACACTAACCCTTACAGGTTTACGGCCTTCGTCAACTCTCAAGACGTCCAACGACAAGAACAGACCTAACAAATCAAAGCATCATGGATCACGAAAGAAGCAGCAGTCTATCAAGCTCAGCCAACTCATCCTCCGACTCCGCCAACAGATCCTCCCGCGGTTCAGAGTCCGTATCCCCCGAACTCCTCCGGACATACTTCCGCTCCCCCCGCCCCGAAAGATCTGTCTCAAGTCTTTCCGACAGACGTCAATTCTCATCATTCGAATCATCACGACCCGAGCGCTGTGCATCACGATCTTCACCACGCCATCAGCAATTTCCATCCTTTGATACCGCACGCCCACCAACCGTTTACGAGAATCCTGCGGAGAGGAATTCCGTTGGTTCGAGTTTGAGTACGGATAGTGGAGATTTGGGAGAGCAGCCTTCTGCGTGGTCGGCGATATTGCCGTCGAATACGAATGTGGATTATTCGTTTAGGGAAACGGATTTGTATTATGTTAAGCCAAGGGAGGTGTCGTTTGGCAATGCTGATagggttgatgatggcgagggaCAGGCTTCGGGATGGGCTGGGAAGCTCAAGTTTTGGTCATGATAATTTATGTAATCAGTTTTCTTTGTCTCGGCTGGGAAAAAAAAGGTAATGGGAGCGACTGTGATTCaggaataataagtttaatgAACACTGATTCATACATTTGAACTTGTCACTGTGAACATTTACGCTGGAAACAGAACGAATTTGTGACGTATGTCAGCGTGACCATCTGCATCATAGCTGAAGCCGAAGTGATGACAGACACCAGATCACAAAACAAATCTATCAGCGAACCGAGAGGAGTCCACACATCGGAGCAACTAATCACGACGTATCATGGCTATAAAATAGAGCACGCCTCCCTACAGACGGGAACCTATTCCACCACCATAAAATAACCAAGCTGCATCTAGAGCTTATgaccaagaacaaaagagaaagagagaaagatgaCGAGAACGCTTCACGAGCTTACCGCAGAGACAGAGTTCTGGGAATGTCACCAGACAAAAGGCGACGGCAAGACTTGTTTCAAGATTAATGAAACTGAGGACAAGGTGTGCATGGCGTGTAAAGCTAGGCGAGATAAGGGAGACAAGGCTCTCGATAAAGATGGCCTCGAGATTGGTGCTGAAGAAAATTGAACACGGGAAGGAGTCTTGGGAGTTCAAGAACTGAAGGAGGCTGGCCTAGACAAAGTGCATCAGACAGAGTGAAGTTGTTGTTCACAGTATCGTCGCTGCGTTGTGATTAGCACATCTCTCCTTGTCACCGTGAGTGTTTATGATTGAATGCAGCAGATATGTGATGCATGCTGAAATAGTTCACTGCCAGCTGCTTAGGGAAGAGTTTACTTGCTGAATCAGCTCATGGAAGCATAACCTCTCGACAGTGGCTTGCGACTTGGACATCATAGAGCATGGCTACAAAAGTAGTGGTATCGCCTACAAACAGAGGAGGCGAACAAGTAAAGCGCATCAGGATCTGATTCTACAACTCCAAAGCCATATTTAACCCACAAATTCCAACCATGACGGAGACATACAACAAACCTCCTGAGACAATTCTGTTCTGGAAGTGCAAACAGCggaaaggcaagaaaacgAAATGcaattatattaataaaaaggaAAACATGAACTGTCACAGCTGCAACACAAAACGGGACAAGGGAGATATCGCCCTCGATAAATACAATCGTACCATTGGTATGTTGAAAAAGGTGGAAGGTATGGTAGAGCATTGGGAGCATTATGAgttggatgatgaagttAGGGAGGGAGAACTGGAGTGACATCAGGTGGAGGGAGCTAGCTGGTGGTTCTTGGAAGCCAGGAAGACTCATgataaaatactataacAATTATGCGTCTCTCGTTCATGTTAGTCCATTGACAGAAAGTGCGAAAACTCGAAAATTTGAACTCTTTGCAGATTCCTTGTGAACTCGTGTGTTTAGGTTCTCACGTCGGACAAGGGCGACGGCTTTGCAATATCAATACAAGAGAGCCTTGTTCCAAGACAAGGGAACTAAGAACCTGACCACGATCTCCAACGCGATAAGCAACACTTTTGCTTCGCTGGAATGTTCTTCGTGGACATATGTGAATCGGCGTGACTTCTCAGTGTCTCATAGTTTCTCCAATCACTGGCATGTGAGACCCCGGACTCAGTGTGACTGACACAATCTCAACACAGCAGTGAGTTTATGTCAAGAAAACACGAAGGTCGTTGGCGCAACGGCTATATACACCATGAATAGGAAGCCTAAAGCATCTGCTACAGCAAACAATAATTTCTCCTATCAACGAAACATAATCTACAATGCTTATGATCAACAGAATTCGAGAGGACACCGAGGTTTGGAAGTGCATGCGAACGAAGAGCGATGGGACAGTCTGCCCCGGGGCAACCGAGCCAGCACAAATGCTATGTGGAAAATGTGGATTGAAGCGGACGGTGGGAGCAATCGCTAATAACGAagatggcaagaagattggagagttgaagaaggttgaagatACTGGGATTGAACATTGGGAATTCAGCGATAATTAGCCTTGTATTGGAATTTATCCAGCAGAttcttcagccatgatgaattgAACGCAAGCAAGTATTTGATAGTATTATTTGAGATCTGCTATGTCTTCCTCCATATTACATCTGTATTTATCACGCTTTTTGGCAACAATAAAATGAATTGCTGAAGCAAGTCGCAGCAAGGTGTGCCGAACTACTTAACCTCCAACCTCAAAGCATCATACTGTACATAAAGCGTATCAGGCAAAAGCGCCGTCTCAACACTAGAAGCATTATACGGCAAACTCAACACAAACTCATTCCTTCCAGATTTCAGCTTCGAAGCTGGAAACTCAAACTTGTGCTCAATGTTCTGACAAGCTACCGCGCTGCGAACAGCACACGAACCGCTTCGCCAGTAGGGAATCACCCATGTATCTTCATAGCCTCCGTTGACGTTGACGGTCCAGGGGAGATTGCTGTTGAAACGATCGTTGACGGGTGTCCACTTCGCGTTACCGTTTCCAGTACGTACACCTGCGAGTTGGACTGTGAAGGTAGCTGTTTTGACACTTCTGAGTTGAGGCTTGGTTAGGTCAAAGGTTATGGTCCAGTTGTTGACGTTGTCGTAGTAATTCTCTGATCGCAGGTGGTTTCCCTTTGCAGCGATGAAGGACCAGTGAACGTAGTTCAAGTCTTCAGCTTCCTTATCCTTTCCGATGTGAAAGCTGACGCCCTTTGGaaaatcttcaacaaagTCGTATTTGCCCCAGTAAATGCGGTACTGCTCGGGTTGAAGAGGTTTTGAGGTATCAGGCGCATATCCGTGAAGGTACTCCCCTGAGGACTTGTCTGGTGTTCCAATACGCCAGAGCTCTTTGCCAGCATTGTCTTCTTTCCATGTGAAACTACCCTTGTTGTGAGATTTAGAAATGCGAGTGTCGTCTTTGATGAACCATCCAAAGACTTCATCAGCGTAGATAGTGACTCTATACACTCCGTCGACGACTTGAGGAATGCTGAAACTTCCAGActcatcaatctcagccCAATACTGAAGCGACTTGGTATTGAACACATTGAGCTGGAAATCCTGCTTGTTCTCAGAAAGAACAATAATCGGCTTCTTTGCGCCCTTGGGAAGCTTCACTTTGCCACTATAGGTAGTTCGTTTTGCTGAAGGTGTAAAGTTCGGGACATGCTCGGCAATGCTGTCGTAGAACTTTACATTCCACTCTGGATCCGCGTActtggcagcatcagctcGGAGATCGGCAAGGCTTGCGTCTTTATCGCCTTTGTTGAAGTAGTAAAACTGAGGACCCCAGGTTCGATCAAAGCCATGGGTAATGTTCGGCATCGGTGCGCCGTGGTGCCCAGATACAATGTAATTATACACGATACCATCAACGACGAGGTCGGAGTGCAAGGGTCCGCCGTAGTATGTCTCTCGCGTGTTGTGAACCAGCCATGCGCCGAATGTACTTCCATCAGAACTGGTGGATCCGTCGCTGAATTGGCCATGAACGTCATGGTTACGCCAGCTCTCTGAAAGACTGTACTTGGTCCAGTAGTCCGAGTATTGCTCCACATATGGGTCATCGGTTTTGTTGCCGACATACCAAGTAGCATCTTGGACTGTCAAGGCACCGGAAGCGTCTGGCAGAGGACCATAGTTCCCTTCGCTGGTGGAGAAATGGGTCCAAAGCTTGGTATTCGGCCTGAACAGGGTGCGTAATTCGCCAAGGTCGCGCAAAAAGGGCTTTGACGCATTGAAGTATGTAAGGCGGGTAAACGCATGCAGACCAGTCTCTTCACCTCTAAGGAAGAAGTACTGCGACAGAGTCTGGTTGGTGGGCTTGTAGGTGTCGCTCATAATAATTCCACCATACTTTGTTCCAGTAGAATCAGTGCCTTTGACAAGGCGGAGATCAGCGGTGCTACCCGGTGTCCAGAAACCGGTTGGGATACAAGAGCAGTCGACATAGGGACCCTTGCCGCTGTTTCCGCTCAGCGGTCCGAGCAGATCTTGGCCATCGAGAGTAGCATCGATGATGTGTCCGCTGGATTTAGCGAGGACAACTGCGAATCGCTTGTTGGAGAGGGAGATGTGGGTTGAGTTCTCAGCAGTAGTCAATTCGGCTAAAGTATGGCTGATTAGCCCAGCGACCAAAGCCAACGACTTCAACGAGAAGAGCACCATGATGAATGTGCTTTTGATCGCTGATGTCCACTTAAAAAGAGACTTCACAGGCTTTAAATGCAAACATTGTCACTCGGCTCAATTGTACCGAAGGCTTCGGCAGTAAATGCACCGGGGGAAATATGTCGTCGTTTGTATGGATGGGATAATTTAGCCGCCTGAGTCCCACCACTGGGCCGCAAACGACGCGGGGAAGACAGGGGCAGATATGACGATGTCTTGACCACGACAGGCTAAGATCTGCCTCGACAATCCTATTCAGGCAGTTGAAAAATTCTTCCGGAGCAGGATATGCAGTTTTGTTATGAACTGCCATAGCCGACAATCTGACCGCATATTCTTTTTTGAGTTAGACCTAAGAGATGTAAATAGCTCTGTTGTTGGCGTCGAGATTCTGGTGTAACCGACGTTGAACCGAAACCCAGCGACGACGGAATACGCTAGCTAAGGTAGTCTTACACTTGGCGGCCGGCATGACTCATCAGACGAACTACTTCTCTACAGTCTTGAATTCATTCTTCAACAGTTAAATCTCTGACCTACAAAAAATATCTGACGAAACTGAATCTCCCCAGAAATTGAGATCATGGAACCACCTGTTGATATAAAGGATCGCCTTCGGGCATCATACAATGCGATTGCACCCGCATACAACGCTTGGACAGCGCGCCACAACGAACTTCGCCTGACCTACCTCGATAAACTTCTCAATTCCTGTCCAGAATTAGCATCAGCTAGCGAtacgatgaagaagcaagtCCTCGAGCTGGGATGCGGTTCTGGAAGCCCCTTTATCTCAACTTTGCTCGCTCGTGCACCGTCTGTCCATGTACACGCCAACGACCTCTCCGACGTTCAACTAGATCTCGCTCGACAAAACCTGGCTGGGTACCAAGATCGTGTTGAGTTTTACCCTGGAGACATGATGAAACTAGACTTTGCACCTGGTTCCCTTACGGCAATCGTGGCGCTGTACAGCATTATACATTTACcacaagaagaacagagagAGATGATAAAGCGGATTGGCAGATGGCTAGCCCCAGGTGGTGTCTTTTTATCAACATTTGGTACTGATGAGGCGTCAGTCATTATTGACGAGAAATGGATTCAAGAAAAAGGGTGGATGTTTTGGAGCGGACTTGGGAAGGAGGCACTTTTAAAGGCGTTAACTCAGGAAGCTGGATTGGAAGTTCAACATGCGGTTTtagaagaagatgcagatGACAGATTCATGTGGACTATCTCAAAGAAAGTTAACGCATAGTATTTTATTGAAAAGACGGAGCTTGTATAATAAGCCCGCAGATGAGCTTGCTGGATCTCTCTAGCCTACATCCATGTCGCTGCATCCGGAGCCTTAGTACTGCGACTCTTCATAGATTCTGATTCTGTCGTGCCATCTATCGTGCTATCGCTTTCTCGTGTATTTCTAGCCGACGTTGTTCAGCTTTGATTCTTTCGCCCTCCTTCCCTGTTGTGGCGTTTAGGTTTTGAAGCTGTGATATGCGGACTTGCATCATCTGAATCATCTTTCTCGAAAACTCGGTTTCATCACTGTGGAAGAAGGTCGAAAGATTCGCCTTCTCCACAGCATCGCGCATTTCTTTAAGACTCAGGTACACCTCATAACTATCCTCCCCACACACCTTGAGGGGTAGTGCAACGTGAAGCCTTTCGTCGTTGTCCAAAAACTCCACTTCGTACTTCGCCATGTGCTTCTGGATCTAGACCTCCAATACGGTCTTTGCGACTGCAGGCATACGGACATCCCTCTTTCTGGCGTAATAGAAATGCCGATTGTTTCATACAACTGCATTTGTTCTGGAGATAGTTGGGAtggttcttgagaagttggagTTGCCATGATGAACTTGTTAAAGGTGGAGATGGCTCGTTAGCATATGGTGGGGGTGGTTGGACAAGATCGAAAGATTCCATTGTGTTTTTGATTAAGTGTATTGTTTGAAGTTGTCTGTGAGGTAATCTGATGGGTTGGCCGAGAGAGCACGCTGAACGCTTCTTTTATAGAATGATGCCCATGGAAAGATAGGCTGTGAAGAGGACACCATTCCAGAAAATACCAAGAGTGATGATTCTACAAGTCATGGGGGCCTGGCTCACACTCGGAACCATCAGTGACTCTGCAGAAGCTGTAAAACTCAGAGTGGAAACGGTTCATACTGAACAAGACTACTCAGTGCAAATTGCCACATTCACAGATTGAAAGGGCTAGGTAGAGATTTCAGTCAAAGAGGAGACCTCAATGCCTTCCATTCAATTGCGTATCATTATAGATGCATACTTTACGACCCTGGAAGATATCACCCCTGGTTTACGACAGCTTACCCAACATTTAGGCCTCTTCCATTTGAGTTCGATTGCTTGAGTTATAGTATCCCATGTAAACATTGCGACTCCTAACAATATCTGGTTCTCTGCCTTGACACTGAGCGCTTAGCAATCACTGGTTTGATCATCATCTTAAAATCCATTGCCATTTTTCTGGCCACCCAGGGGCTGTTTGCCAAGGCGAGAAATCATGTTGAAGAGGGCTATTGATCCGCTTGATAGTTAAGTAGCTATGCTGAATTTTGATCATGGAACCCCCTCTGGTCAGATCCCTCGTATCTTTCCCCCTGTATCTTCATCTCTGAACTTAAGCCTCCTGCTCTTGATAGTGCTCTTCCACCGACTTTGAAAAGTGTTCATCCCTTTCTCCGTGCCTCGCCTCATCCTTTACCCAATATCCAGGCATGTGCTTTGTCATTGCTGCTTCAAGCTCTCTTCTAATTGCTCTCTGAGCGTTAACGCCCTTGTGATAATAATCGTCTTTGGGCAATATAATATGAAGAGTCTCCTTCACGTTGTCGAAATCAACCTCATATTTACCGGCATACTTCGAAGTAAAGCGACACAATGATGGTAAATAGCCGTTCTTCATTTTAGCATAGTAATAATGTCTGAAGTCTTCGTTCCACCACTCAGACCATTCCCGAAGTTTCTTGGCCGTCGTTGCACCCATGATATTGGCAGTCGTTCGTTGTCGTTGTGTTGGTGTGATGTGGTTTGTTGATTGAGCTGAAGTCCAATATCTAGGTCACTGTCTTATAACATCCAATAGGTGCCTGAATGTTCTCTGTGATACAGACTTGGAGTCGATTTTAAGACCGTGATGCTTCCGCCAGTAGGCATGCGAAGCATCACATACATACAGGAGCTATCATCACTGCTGTCAATCTCCAGACCTTCAGAGGCATTATAGGTAAGGAAGGGAGACCGTTGCTAATTATATTGCTTAGCATTGTGAATCAATCGGTGATGTATAAGGAAACATGTCATTGATAAGAATTCTTCAAAGCATGTGAGAATTCCTTACATAGATATCTGCACCGGAATCTGAGCTTGAATACTTGACAAGATGGCACAGGGGCAATTCTGAGTTAGTTTACACCTTACAGGAAATACAAATAATGAGAATTTAATTGAGTTAATTTTCAACATAGGCGAAAGACCTGCCTCAGGATCACTATTGGTGCTCCTCGGGACCAATCACAGTTACCCACCACGGTCGTGAACTGCCTATCTAGGTAGTTTCAACAAGAAAGTGGTCCTCTCCCCTGTTACCACGGCCAATTGCCAAGGTAAAACAACAAGCCAAGAGAGCATTATAGAAAATCAATTCACAAACTTTCTCTTAGAGATCCATTGTTCGGCTAACTTGCCTATTTAATGTTGTACACCCTTGGGTCGACCTTTAGCGGATCCTCGGTAAGCACCTGCGTCACGAATTCCCAGTACTTGTCTAGCCCCTCAATTGCCATCAGAGCACCAAGATCTGTAAGTGCCTTTTCTGGGATCTTGTTGCCCAATGGTACCGTTAATCGAAGCTTATCATACCAATAATGCATATGGTAGAGCTTATGCTTCACGACGAACTTGAAAAGTTTGATATCTGCCTTGGGGATGAACAGACCGACCAGTTTCTGCATTTTGCTCAAAGGCCTTTGGCGCCATATTGTGTGGGTATGCGTGGGCTTGGCGACGGAAGTTGGTTGTGACATGGTTTCTTAGCGTTACGTATGGATGTTTCGATCGGTAGGTTGAGAAGGCGATGGCGCTCAATTTATATGGCAAGATCACTGACATTGAGTGTGATGAGGATGTTCTCTGCTCAGTTGCTGAACAGTGATGTTATACAAGCAAAGCGTATCTTGTTCACGCGTCAAAGGACAACTGTGATTCTGTTCAGAGTCAATGACGAACTCAGTTTAGCGCAGAACGCTTTGATCGGCTCCGAGTCTCTTTCGCAGTTGACCATTGAGCTATCTTCAATTTTCGCAAAAATGgtttctttccttttttaGTGTAGCACTATGAGTTAATGCATACGCCATATGGGGACTGAGACGATGAATGCCATGAATTAGTTACTGTTTGTGGCGCAGGAATGGTCAAGACCTCATCTTCGGTCGAAGTCTCACTGCCAAGAATTCCTCCCATAGCGTTCTTAGTCCAGCACTTGAACGTTCCACATAAACCAATGAAACCACGGGCGAACCATCCAAAACCTGTCGCAATTGATGCATAATTAATCCTCTTTCCAATTTCCCTTGTCGCCGTCAAATCTTCTCACTTCCCCAGGTCCGCCACGTCAACGTCAACGTAGTCGGAATAACAACCAGTGACAGTGAGCTTTCGTTGCCAGTACTTCTTGAGCCCCCTCCTTTTCATCGCCTTGAAGACGTCTTGAATAGTGTCCTCCACGCTATTGCTCTCCACAAAAGCTCGAGTGATTCGAAGGAACTGCTTATCCTCATCCAGAAACTTGGCTTGGTACTGTCCTTTCGACTTTTGAACAAAGCTGTCGAGCTTCTTATCTTTGGATGGACGGCTTGGATCTCGGCGAAAGAAGTTGTGCACGTACTGAATCGCCATTGTGAAACGTGAGATTGACTGGTCTTGGTACGGGACTTTTGTGATGATTGTGATGATGTAGATTAGGAGAGAATCCTGAACGTTGCGATGCACGAAGATGGAACGGGACGGTGGTGGAGAGCATGTTGTCGACAGCCGTTTGAACAATAATGCTGCGCGCTAGATATGGTGCTGTATTCATTAAAGCAAGAGGACAGTGACACTCATACTGACATTGAGATGCAGAGAGCAAGCTACTTTGACGTAGATGCTTGTTGACTGATGGGCATACGATCTTTAATCACAGAACGAAGGCGTCCAGGCAGTGTGATTGATTACCTGACGTCGGGCATCAGTGACCAACTAATTCTGCGCGAATCAATCGATAACTAATAATTCCTCAGGGCAAGGCGTTTCTGATTCCCGGAACAGAGGAAGGGACTAGAACTTCTAGCATTTGTCAATTCAGAAGCTGGATTGAGCGCTGAATTCTCATCTCTTGGCGCTCGGACTCGGAGGCATCCACTTGTTCACGAGCGAAAACCTCAGAATGGcaagtaattaattaaaacgGCCAATCAGTGAAGATATGCGCCGTTCTATCTAAAATTTAACTGATA
It encodes:
- a CDS encoding rhamnogalacturonate lyase C, with amino-acid sequence MVLFSLKSLALVAGLISHTLAELTTAENSTHISLSNKRFAVVLAKSSGHIIDATLDGQDLLGPLSGNSGKGPYVDCSCIPTGFWTPGSTADLRLVKGTDSTGTKYGGIIMSDTYKPTNQTLSQYFFLRGEETGLHAFTRLTYFNASKPFLRDLGELRTLFRPNTKLWTHFSTSEGNYGPLPDASGALTVQDATWYVGNKTDDPYVEQYSDYWTKYSLSESWRNHDVHGQFSDGSTSSDGSTFGAWLVHNTRETYYGGPLHSDLVVDGIVYNYIVSGHHGAPMPNITHGFDRTWGPQFYYFNKGDKDASLADLRADAAKYADPEWNVKFYDSIAEHVPNFTPSAKRTTYSGKVKLPKGAKKPIIVLSENKQDFQLNVFNTKSLQYWAEIDESGSFSIPQVVDGVYRVTIYADEVFGWFIKDDTRISKSHNKGSFTWKEDNAGKELWRIGTPDKSSGEYLHGYAPDTSKPLQPEQYRIYWGKYDFVEDFPKGVSFHIGKDKEAEDLNYVHWSFIAAKGNHLRSENYYDNVNNWTITFDLTKPQLRSVKTATFTVQLAGVRTGNGNAKWTPVNDRFNSNLPWTVNVNGGYEDTWVIPYWRSGSCAVRSAVACQNIEHKFEFPASKLKSGRNEFVLSLPYNASSVETALLPDTLYVQYDALRLEVK